The proteins below come from a single Zea mays cultivar B73 chromosome 8, Zm-B73-REFERENCE-NAM-5.0, whole genome shotgun sequence genomic window:
- the LOC103637332 gene encoding polygalacturonase At1g48100 yields MRSSVASAALLVTCLVVAAAARSTGRTTLSVLSFGAAGNGVTDDAQALVAAWQVACRVPRATVLVLPSGHRFLLSPVTLQGPCSAKLTLQIDGTVLAPPEMGSWPKPRRPLQWLNFKWLQGFSIQGTGAVDGGQQSASPANASQTSTGTGHWHSPGVKPTLIRFYNSFNVSVRNIRISNSPQCHLKFDSSGGIRVKNVTISSPGDSPNTDGIHLQNTKDVEIRSSTIGCGDDCVSIQTGCSNVHMKNVVCNPGHGISLGGLGKDNSLACVSDVVAENIVVQNALYGVRIKTWQGGVGSVRNITFSNVRVANVATPIAIDQFYCDRGGARCANRTGAVAIAGVAYRRVVGTYTFQPLRLACSDARPCTGVTMLDVRLSPAAAGGTVAPLCWNSYGEARGTIIQPLSVGCLQRSNGYAMPLTQPFNYTC; encoded by the exons ATGCGGAGCTCCGTCGCCTCGGCTGCGCTGCTGGTGACCTgcctggtggtggcggcggcggcgaggtcgACGGGAAGGACAACGCTCAGCGTCCTGTCGTTCGGAGCCGCGGGGAACGGGGTCACAGATGACGCGCAG GCACTTGTAGCAGCATGGCAAGTGGCATGCCGAGTCCCCCGCGCCACCGTGCTAGTGCTCCCATCAGGGCACCGGTTCCTCCTCTCGCCGGTCACGCTGCAAGGCCCCTGCAGCGCAAAACTCACCCTTCAG ATCGACGGCACCGTGTTAGCGCCACCGGAAATGGGCTCCTGGCCGAAGCCCAGGAGGCCTCTGCAGTGGCTCAACTTCAAGTGGCTGCAAGGCTTCAGCATTCAGGGAACCGGCGCGGTGGACGGTGGCCAGCAGAGTGCGTCACCAGCCAATGCTTCTCAG ACATCTACGGGTACCGGGCACTGGCATTCGCCAGGAGTCAAGCCTACG CTGATAAGGTTCTACAACAGCTTCAATGTCAGCGTGCGCAACATCCGGATCAGCAACAGCCCGCAGTGCCACCTCAAGTTCGACAGCTCCGGAGGCATcagggtgaagaacgtcaccatcTCCTCCCCCGGAGACAGCCCCAACACCGACGGCATCCATCTTCAGAACACCAAGGACGTCGAGATCAGGAGCTCGACCATCGGCTGCG GCGATGACTGCGTGTCGATACAGACCGGGTGCTCAAATGTCCACATGAAGAACGTGGTCTGCAATCCCGGCCACGGAATCAG TCTAGGAGGACTCGGGAAGGACAACAGCCTGGCCTGCGTCTCTGACGTTGTTGCAGAGAACATCGTCGTCCAGAACGCACTGTACGGGGTCAGGATCAAGACGTGGCAG GGTGGCGTGGGCTCGGTGCGGAACATCACCTTCTCCAACGTCAGGGTGGCGAACGTGGCCACGCCCATCGCCATCGACCAGTTCTACTGCGACAGGGGCGGCGCGCGGTGCGCCAACCGCACCGGCGCGGTGGCCATCGCCGGCGTGGCGTACCGCCGCGTGGTCGGCACCTACACGTTCCAGCCGCTGCGCCTGGCGTGCAGCGACGCCCGGCCCTGCACCGGCGTCACCATGCTGGACGTGCGCCTGTCCCCGGCGGCGGCCGGGGGCACCGTGGCGCCGCTGTGCTGGAACTCCTACGGCGAGGCGCGGGGCACAATCATCCAGCCGCTCAGCGTCGGCTGCCTGCAGAGGAGCAACGGATACGCGATGCCTCTCACCCAGCCTTTTAACTACACATGTTGA